A genomic segment from Proteiniborus ethanoligenes encodes:
- a CDS encoding RAMP superfamily CRISPR-associated protein codes for MRNIIYIEANIVSISPLFIGDDEENILIDNEKNMAYLPATSIAGAFRAYLNSIGEKDELLFGERESSKMSKVFIKDSFAKILYHDNRDGLKIDGETGTNVHGSKIERTYLGEGLEFSLCFEMHLNSNGDKDLKLMIYKALKGLDKGIIRFGGNKSSGLGIFKLLSAKEMIYNLKDLDDLSKYLKTEENPRKDILKAIEEVNVHDKYVEFLMKGNLSTPLIIRAPKSFRPNEADNTSIKTGSDNYVIPGSSFKGILRARIETISNCFGNKNEAAVLFGQVKGNSKENVLSRIFVKESIIDNSQYLKEIEYNKIKLDKFTSGVKYGSLMQEVPTMGSTEFHVIYRKTGEERFDNYAIGVVLLALRDLGTENIGIGGSGGIGRGRFKANTLSINTGNENIGIDFNNKTISNDEMISKYIESVKNLNSEVMNIG; via the coding sequence ATGAGAAATATAATTTACATAGAGGCCAATATCGTAAGTATTTCCCCTCTATTTATAGGGGATGATGAGGAAAATATTCTCATAGATAATGAAAAAAATATGGCATATTTACCTGCAACTAGTATAGCCGGGGCTTTCAGGGCGTATCTTAATTCCATAGGTGAGAAGGATGAACTACTTTTTGGAGAACGAGAGAGTTCTAAAATGAGCAAGGTATTTATTAAGGATTCCTTTGCTAAAATATTATATCATGATAATAGAGACGGATTGAAAATAGATGGGGAAACTGGTACTAATGTTCATGGTTCTAAAATAGAGAGAACTTATCTTGGAGAGGGATTGGAATTTAGCTTATGCTTTGAGATGCATTTAAATTCAAATGGGGATAAAGATCTTAAATTAATGATATACAAAGCTCTTAAAGGACTAGATAAAGGAATAATTAGATTTGGAGGTAATAAAAGTTCTGGATTAGGAATATTTAAGCTTTTATCTGCTAAAGAAATGATATATAACTTAAAAGATTTAGATGATTTATCAAAATACTTAAAGACAGAGGAAAACCCGAGGAAGGATATTTTAAAAGCAATAGAAGAGGTAAATGTTCATGACAAATATGTAGAATTTTTAATGAAGGGAAACCTAAGTACCCCATTAATTATTAGAGCTCCAAAGTCTTTTAGACCTAATGAAGCAGATAACACAAGTATAAAAACGGGAAGCGATAACTATGTTATACCAGGTAGTAGTTTTAAGGGAATACTAAGGGCTAGAATAGAGACTATTTCAAATTGTTTTGGGAATAAAAACGAAGCAGCAGTATTATTTGGCCAAGTAAAAGGAAATAGTAAGGAAAATGTATTAAGTCGAATTTTTGTAAAAGAATCTATTATAGATAATAGCCAGTATTTAAAAGAAATTGAATACAATAAAATTAAATTAGACAAATTTACTTCTGGCGTAAAATATGGTTCACTAATGCAAGAGGTACCTACAATGGGTAGTACAGAATTTCATGTAATATATCGGAAAACAGGGGAAGAAAGATTTGACAATTATGCTATTGGAGTTGTTTTATTGGCACTTAGAGACTTAGGAACTGAAAACATAGGTATTGGAGGAAGTGGCGGAATAGGTAGAGGTAGGTTTAAAGCTAACACCTTATCCATAAATACAGGTAACGAAAATATAGGTATAGACTTTAACAATAAAACCATAAGCAATGATGAGATGATTTCAAAATATATTGAATCAGTGAAAAACCTTAATAGTGAGGTGATGAACATTGGATAA